The following are encoded in a window of Clostridiaceae bacterium genomic DNA:
- a CDS encoding extracellular solute-binding protein translates to MKKKLLVLILAITMIVVAACSSSKSPTSPGETDKGSVTTSEDKPVIDKTIKREVRVVGHLFDDTRRQILANVAEKLKKEWPNITLVDDCVSDHGTKLKLELPTGSGPEIFSVDDLYQQQLLPYISDITDIVIEHKFAERSLEGALDFNNQRTPGHYYSVPFTMSPCAFYYNKAIFKELNITPPKTFDELEAILAKIKNESNYIPLANAGLSNRHVLWMTYCNVSNNADMNDIRKWYFQESTPESVKNAFIKSFEILQDWCNKGYFGDVKTVLGIDHLVYISNVYGKGNVAMSYDGDWRLQEFEASGIDTGVFAFPSEYGTNAVDFSWALNKEAGEDPTMRAFFADFVEAFFDRDIVAQFYEAGYTPSIKIDTTGLTVSPLRQEFMEAIKNQKVGYFLDNAAPGMFEALTKITQQLMLNEITPEEAWVQMDASYEQGKASVQSR, encoded by the coding sequence CATGATAGTGGTAGCGGCCTGTTCTTCATCTAAAAGTCCAACTTCTCCAGGTGAGACAGATAAAGGTTCTGTTACTACTTCTGAGGATAAACCGGTAATTGATAAGACTATAAAGCGTGAAGTCAGGGTAGTAGGTCATTTATTCGATGATACCCGAAGGCAAATTCTTGCCAATGTTGCTGAAAAACTAAAAAAAGAATGGCCTAACATTACTCTGGTTGATGACTGCGTAAGCGATCATGGCACAAAATTAAAGTTAGAGCTACCCACCGGCAGCGGTCCTGAAATCTTTTCTGTAGACGACTTATATCAGCAACAGCTATTGCCCTATATAAGTGATATAACAGATATAGTTATTGAGCACAAATTTGCAGAACGTTCATTAGAGGGAGCATTGGATTTCAATAACCAGAGGACTCCCGGTCACTACTACAGTGTACCATTCACCATGAGCCCATGCGCATTCTATTACAATAAAGCAATATTTAAAGAACTGAATATTACTCCACCTAAAACATTTGATGAATTGGAAGCAATTCTGGCAAAGATAAAAAATGAAAGCAACTATATTCCTCTTGCCAATGCCGGGCTTTCTAACCGCCATGTTTTATGGATGACCTATTGTAATGTTAGTAACAATGCAGATATGAATGATATACGCAAATGGTATTTCCAGGAGTCAACTCCTGAATCAGTTAAGAATGCTTTTATAAAGAGTTTTGAAATTCTGCAGGATTGGTGCAACAAGGGTTATTTCGGCGATGTTAAGACAGTTCTGGGTATAGACCATCTGGTTTATATATCCAATGTCTATGGAAAGGGCAATGTTGCTATGTCTTATGATGGTGACTGGCGTTTGCAGGAATTCGAAGCCAGCGGTATTGATACAGGTGTATTTGCTTTCCCATCTGAATATGGCACAAATGCTGTTGACTTTAGCTGGGCACTTAACAAGGAAGCCGGAGAAGATCCTACTATGAGAGCCTTCTTTGCAGACTTCGTGGAAGCTTTCTTTGACAGGGACATTGTGGCACAATTCTATGAAGCCGGATATACACCTTCAATCAAGATAGATACTACAGGACTTACAGTTTCACCACTGAGACAGGAATTCATGGAGGCTATTAAGAACCAGAAAGTGGGATATTTCCTGGATAATGCCGCACCTGGCATGTTTGAGGCATTAACAAAGATTACACAACAGCTTATGCTCAATGAAATTACACCAGAGGAAGCCTGGGTTCAGATGGACGC